One genomic segment of Synechocystis sp. LKSZ1 includes these proteins:
- a CDS encoding class I SAM-dependent methyltransferase, which translates to MERKLEAEVMDTLEEAMDYDAMDFTAVNTAFAQRAVELGPERAMILDAGTGTARIPILIAQLRPAWQIVAIDLAQSMLALAENNVVAAGCQGQIRLEFVDAKLLPYANASFDGVISNSLLHHLPNPLPFLRELKRVLKPDGFILLRDLQRPQTPDQLETYLEKVDDYNAHQTQLFRDSLQAAFTLTEVEALLQVAQIPGLEIYRSSDYHWTAERPYQLA; encoded by the coding sequence ATGGAACGCAAGCTCGAAGCCGAGGTTATGGATACACTCGAGGAAGCCATGGATTACGATGCCATGGACTTTACGGCAGTTAATACAGCATTTGCCCAACGAGCAGTGGAGCTAGGCCCTGAGCGGGCCATGATTCTAGACGCGGGAACTGGCACAGCGCGCATCCCCATTTTAATCGCTCAACTACGTCCTGCGTGGCAGATTGTGGCTATTGATCTGGCCCAGTCAATGCTGGCCCTGGCCGAAAATAACGTGGTGGCCGCCGGATGCCAAGGCCAAATTCGCCTAGAGTTTGTTGATGCTAAATTACTCCCCTACGCCAACGCCTCCTTTGATGGCGTCATTTCCAATAGTCTCCTGCACCATCTTCCCAATCCCCTCCCTTTTTTGCGGGAACTCAAGCGGGTTTTGAAGCCCGACGGCTTTATTCTTTTGCGGGATTTACAACGGCCCCAAACCCCAGACCAGTTAGAAACCTACCTCGAGAAGGTCGATGATTACAATGCCCACCAGACCCAACTATTTCGGGACTCTCTCCAGGCCGCCTTTACCCTCACTGAAGTCGAGGCCCTTCTACAGGTTGCCCAAATTCCTGGCCTAGAAATTTATCGATCCTCGGATTACCACTGGACAGCAGAAAGGCCCTATCAACTAGCCTAA
- a CDS encoding DUF1350 family protein — protein MEWREISGCWVLIPPQPVALIHFLGGAFVGTAPTVTYRWLLTQLAQQGYGIIATPFLNTFDHQAIARTVLNRFETIVERLQGQHQLPRGYLPVYGLGHSMGCKLHLLIGSLYGVERAGNILISFNNYPVKQAIPLLDQLSQLELDKVWQTVQTQWDFKADINLEFTPSPELTNRLIAESYAIRRNLLIKFRNDDIDQTLALQPLLTARFPDLVACRTLPGNHLTPLGQEWQWQAGEVFTPWDAVGQWLQKNLAQDLRELQEELLRWLNPGLGF, from the coding sequence ATGGAATGGCGTGAGATTTCGGGCTGTTGGGTACTGATTCCCCCCCAACCCGTGGCCCTGATTCATTTCTTGGGAGGGGCCTTTGTGGGGACGGCCCCCACGGTTACCTATCGTTGGTTGCTCACTCAGTTGGCCCAGCAGGGCTATGGCATCATTGCTACGCCCTTCCTCAATACCTTTGACCATCAGGCCATTGCTCGAACGGTGTTAAATCGCTTTGAAACGATTGTGGAGCGGCTCCAGGGCCAGCACCAATTACCCCGGGGCTACTTGCCCGTCTATGGCCTGGGGCACAGCATGGGCTGTAAATTGCACCTGTTGATCGGTAGTTTGTACGGGGTAGAGCGGGCCGGCAATATTCTGATCTCTTTCAATAACTATCCCGTAAAACAGGCCATTCCCCTATTAGACCAGCTTTCCCAACTAGAATTGGATAAGGTCTGGCAAACGGTGCAAACCCAATGGGATTTTAAGGCCGACATCAATCTTGAATTTACTCCCTCCCCAGAATTAACTAACCGTCTGATCGCGGAAAGCTACGCTATTCGCCGCAATCTACTCATCAAATTCCGCAATGATGATATTGATCAAACTCTGGCCCTGCAACCCCTCCTCACGGCCCGCTTTCCTGATCTAGTCGCCTGCCGCACACTGCCCGGCAATCACCTCACACCCCTGGGCCAGGAATGGCAATGGCAGGCTGGTGAGGTCTTTACCCCCTGGGATGCTGTCGGCCAATGGTTGCAAAAAAACCTGGCCCAAGACCTGCGGGAACTGCAAGAGGAACTCCTGCGTTGGCTCAACCCTGGCCTAGGGTTCTAG
- a CDS encoding TRC40/GET3/ArsA family transport-energizing ATPase has protein sequence MRVILMTGKGGVGKTSVAAATGLRCAELGYKTLVLSTDPAHSLADSFDLELGHEPRLVKENLWGAELDALMELEGNWGAVKRYITQVLQARGLDGVQAEELAILPGMDEIFGLVRMKRHYDEGEFQVLIIDSAPTGTALRLLSLPEVGGWYMRRFYKPLQNMSVALRPLVEPLFRPIAGFSLPDREVMDAPYEFYEQIEALEKVLTDNTQTSVRLVTNPEKMVLKESLRAHAYLSLYNVSTDLVIANRILPDTIDDPFFRRWKETQQVYKQEIHDNFHPLPVKEVPLFSEEMCGLAALDRLKETLYANEDPAQVYYQENTIRIIQDQQTYSLELYLPGIPKEQIQLNKTGDELNIRIGNHRRNLVLPQALAALSPSGAKMEADYLKIRFSNAVIA, from the coding sequence ATGCGCGTAATTCTGATGACCGGCAAAGGTGGTGTTGGCAAAACCTCCGTGGCCGCCGCCACTGGCCTGCGCTGTGCTGAACTGGGCTATAAAACCCTTGTCTTAAGTACAGACCCGGCTCACTCCCTCGCCGATAGTTTTGATTTGGAATTAGGCCATGAACCCCGCTTAGTCAAAGAAAATTTGTGGGGGGCAGAACTAGACGCGCTGATGGAACTGGAAGGCAACTGGGGGGCCGTCAAACGCTACATTACCCAGGTTCTCCAGGCTCGGGGTCTTGATGGAGTACAGGCGGAGGAACTGGCTATCCTGCCGGGGATGGATGAAATTTTTGGTCTGGTACGCATGAAGCGCCACTACGATGAAGGCGAATTTCAAGTGTTGATTATTGACTCGGCCCCCACGGGAACGGCCCTGCGTCTCCTCAGCTTGCCGGAGGTGGGGGGCTGGTATATGCGTCGTTTTTATAAACCGTTGCAAAATATGTCCGTGGCCCTGCGGCCCTTGGTGGAACCGCTATTTCGACCGATTGCTGGTTTTTCCTTACCCGACCGGGAAGTAATGGACGCGCCCTACGAGTTCTACGAACAGATCGAGGCCCTGGAAAAGGTACTGACGGACAACACCCAGACCTCCGTGCGATTGGTGACCAATCCGGAAAAAATGGTGCTGAAGGAATCCCTACGGGCCCACGCCTACCTGAGTTTGTACAATGTTTCGACGGATTTAGTGATTGCTAACCGGATTTTACCCGACACCATTGATGACCCCTTTTTCCGTCGTTGGAAGGAAACCCAACAGGTTTATAAGCAGGAAATTCATGATAATTTCCATCCCCTGCCGGTGAAGGAAGTGCCCCTATTTTCCGAAGAAATGTGCGGTCTAGCGGCCTTGGATCGTCTCAAGGAAACCCTCTATGCCAACGAAGACCCGGCCCAGGTTTATTACCAAGAAAATACGATCCGCATTATTCAAGATCAACAAACCTACAGTCTGGAACTTTACCTACCGGGCATTCCCAAGGAACAAATTCAACTCAATAAAACTGGGGATGAACTGAATATCCGTATTGGCAACCACCGCCGTAATCTTGTCCTCCCCCAGGCCCTGGCGGCCCTGAGTCCTTCCGGGGCCAAAATGGAAGCAGATTACCTGAAAATCCGCTTTTCTAACGCGGTAATAGCCTAG
- a CDS encoding reverse transcriptase-like protein produces the protein MTYPTSQSLKGYTRPTLLYAGEYQSELKLAAAAAVLILPTGKRFTVSQLLTVTTPEEADYHALILGLQKAHKLGLQGLEVKGHSEIVFNQVNGLAEAMTEGLQALLREARRLLRLFEQATVEWVAPEHNLSARKAVHRCLEEATGKKSSEPSRPAREPAIARLIQLGPQATPEDYRALRPPKDNLAQQGLKELRAAIPITVQDAMALQWTGDEKELEQMYRWYLWGLPPDLAIRKVQLDRQAVTTPSLDKLPWEGQLLEAQTFNTLGELSELGPASLDGFTLEEGTAPISVAKPSRIPSLHPLDPLGLPLEAVFPATLHPAPDLADPFVTAGEELDDQKLQTRPKDTLPSVDQVQQILGMIMHLSEADKTRLVQELAQFPEITNRLLTAIANNLKKLSPTEAP, from the coding sequence ATGACCTATCCTACCAGCCAATCGCTTAAGGGCTATACTCGTCCGACGCTACTATACGCCGGGGAATACCAAAGCGAACTGAAATTGGCGGCGGCGGCGGCGGTACTGATCTTGCCGACGGGGAAACGGTTTACTGTTAGTCAGTTGTTGACCGTTACCACTCCGGAGGAGGCCGATTACCATGCTTTGATTCTGGGTCTCCAGAAAGCCCACAAGCTTGGCCTCCAGGGCCTGGAGGTCAAGGGGCATAGTGAAATCGTTTTCAATCAGGTCAATGGCCTGGCGGAGGCGATGACAGAGGGGTTACAGGCCTTACTCCGGGAAGCTCGACGTCTACTCCGCTTGTTTGAGCAAGCAACGGTAGAGTGGGTTGCCCCGGAACACAATCTTTCAGCTCGGAAAGCAGTGCATCGCTGTCTTGAAGAAGCCACGGGCAAGAAATCATCAGAGCCCTCTAGGCCAGCTCGAGAACCAGCCATCGCCCGCTTGATTCAGTTAGGGCCCCAGGCAACCCCGGAGGATTATCGGGCCCTTCGTCCTCCGAAGGACAACTTAGCTCAGCAGGGCCTGAAGGAATTACGGGCTGCCATTCCAATTACCGTCCAGGATGCCATGGCGTTGCAATGGACGGGGGATGAAAAAGAGCTAGAGCAAATGTATCGTTGGTACCTCTGGGGCCTCCCCCCTGACTTGGCTATCCGCAAAGTACAGCTAGACCGTCAGGCGGTAACAACGCCTTCCTTAGATAAATTGCCCTGGGAGGGCCAACTGCTAGAAGCGCAAACCTTTAATACCCTTGGTGAACTCTCGGAATTAGGCCCAGCCTCTCTAGATGGGTTCACTCTAGAGGAGGGAACGGCGCCGATTTCTGTCGCCAAACCCAGCCGTATCCCGTCTTTGCATCCTCTTGACCCTCTAGGACTTCCCCTGGAAGCGGTTTTTCCAGCCACGCTCCATCCTGCCCCAGATTTAGCGGATCCCTTTGTGACGGCGGGGGAGGAACTCGACGACCAGAAACTCCAAACACGTCCCAAGGACACCCTACCTTCTGTGGATCAAGTCCAACAAATTTTGGGGATGATTATGCATCTTTCGGAAGCAGATAAGACACGATTGGTGCAAGAACTGGCCCAATTTCCCGAGATTACTAACCGCCTACTGACGGCCATCGCTAACAATTTAAAAAAACTGAGTCCGACCGAGGCCCCATGA
- a CDS encoding Tab2/Atab2 family RNA-binding protein, whose translation MAIIWELDFYSRPLRDEEQKKVWEVLICEAPQTVSQDPATLFRYSQVCPSSTVNSLWLKQAIEAAIAESGQRPQKIRFFRRPMNNMISKACEEAGVTGVASRHTYALQLWLQERYQQFYPQQPGYEASLAQGASVQYPELNTAPLPDAVRGDRGDQWALVSLEAAAFEDMEDWEVGFGEAFSLKALGLAPETRIPGLILFSPRALPLAGWLSGLELGYLKFQEKPLPLMRLETGVSDSWSLVNLTNAATVAEAKGFEQAKAEAQQVHFLAIQSDPNSETFAGFWLLREMGESV comes from the coding sequence ATGGCCATTATTTGGGAATTGGATTTTTATTCACGGCCGCTGAGGGACGAGGAGCAAAAAAAAGTGTGGGAAGTCCTGATCTGTGAGGCGCCCCAGACCGTCAGCCAAGATCCAGCCACCCTCTTTCGCTACAGCCAAGTTTGTCCCAGTAGTACCGTCAATTCCCTCTGGTTAAAACAGGCCATTGAAGCGGCCATAGCGGAATCAGGCCAGCGTCCCCAGAAAATTCGCTTCTTTCGTCGCCCAATGAACAATATGATTAGCAAAGCCTGTGAAGAGGCTGGTGTGACCGGGGTGGCCAGCCGACATACCTATGCCCTCCAGCTATGGCTTCAAGAACGTTACCAGCAATTTTACCCCCAACAACCTGGCTACGAGGCCAGTCTGGCCCAGGGGGCCTCGGTGCAATACCCAGAACTGAATACAGCCCCTCTCCCCGATGCCGTGCGGGGTGACCGGGGTGACCAATGGGCCTTGGTGAGCTTAGAGGCCGCCGCCTTTGAAGATATGGAAGACTGGGAAGTTGGGTTCGGAGAAGCCTTTTCTCTTAAGGCCCTGGGCCTGGCCCCAGAAACTCGCATACCGGGTTTAATCCTTTTTTCCCCACGGGCCCTGCCCCTGGCCGGTTGGTTATCGGGCCTGGAACTGGGCTACCTGAAATTCCAAGAAAAACCGCTACCGTTAATGCGTTTAGAAACCGGGGTGAGCGATAGTTGGAGTCTGGTGAATTTAACCAATGCCGCCACCGTCGCCGAGGCCAAGGGTTTTGAGCAGGCCAAAGCCGAAGCTCAACAAGTTCACTTTTTAGCAATTCAGAGCGACCCTAACAGTGAGACCTTTGCCGGTTTTTGGCTCCTCCGGGAGATGGGGGAATCGGTCTAA
- a CDS encoding TIGR03960 family B12-binding radical SAM protein codes for MAVPLETLITPEIHKPARYLGNELGAFHKDWESASVRWVLTYPEVYELGASNLGHIILYNILNRQPRQLCDRTYLPAPDLSQKLRETQTPLFALESRRALKEFDILGFSLSYELGATNILEMLDLAQIPLTWQERQGGQYPLIFAGGQTATSNPEPYADFFDFIALGDGEELLPEIGLVLEEGKRQGLHREELLWDLAQVPGVYVPRFYDLQADGSVHPNRPDVPERILRRVATPIPAYAIGLVPYIETVHDRLTIEIRRGCTRGCRFCQPGMLTRPARDVEPNAVIEAIEDGIRATGYNEFSLLSLSCSDYLALPAVGIEVRNRLQKENISLSLPSQRVDRFDENIANVLGGTRQSSLTFAPEAGTQRLRDVINKGLTNEELLRGIKTAVEQGWDRVKLYFMVGLPGETDLDVLGIVETVRWLRKECRLPKRKPLEFTLTISNFTPKPHTPFQWHSVSTEEFLRKQALLREAFQGMRGIKVNYTDVRISAMEDFVGRGDRRLSPVIRRAWQLGAGMDAWWDNLERAYGAWQQAIEEAGLSGSYRQIEQGNLFQGEALYDGPLPWDHLDTGIDKQWLKEDFQRALEAATIPDCSFEGCSHCGVCGLDFGHNIVVPPPPIPDFKGQFKPNLERVQRFRVWFGKQGSLALVSHLDLVRLFDRVVRRAALPIAFTGGFHPGPRISIANALPLGATSSGEIVDFELTDYLALADFQQRLTELLPPDLPIYQVDEIEITAPAATRLLERAEYRVQMMAVEETYSPKQWQAWMQSILALENIPFAKKTKSGKPVTLNLREQLFELHWRQALDSEIIELSYIGSCRNDGTLLQPDHLPHLFHHVSQKTFQVVNVHRQRLFLG; via the coding sequence ATGGCTGTTCCCCTTGAAACCCTCATTACCCCTGAAATCCACAAGCCTGCCCGCTACCTTGGTAATGAATTAGGGGCTTTCCACAAAGACTGGGAATCGGCCAGTGTTCGTTGGGTGCTCACCTACCCAGAAGTGTACGAACTGGGGGCCTCAAACCTGGGGCACATCATTCTCTACAACATTCTCAATCGCCAACCCCGGCAACTCTGCGACCGCACCTACCTACCCGCCCCAGACCTGTCCCAAAAACTGCGGGAGACCCAAACCCCACTGTTTGCCCTGGAATCGCGCCGGGCCTTAAAGGAATTTGATATTTTGGGCTTTAGCCTCAGCTACGAACTGGGGGCTACTAATATTTTGGAAATGCTGGATCTGGCCCAGATTCCTCTCACCTGGCAGGAACGGCAAGGCGGTCAATATCCATTGATTTTTGCCGGGGGCCAAACCGCAACTTCAAACCCCGAGCCCTACGCCGACTTTTTTGACTTCATTGCCCTGGGGGATGGGGAAGAACTCCTGCCGGAAATTGGCCTGGTATTGGAAGAAGGGAAACGACAGGGCCTCCATCGGGAAGAACTGTTATGGGATCTGGCCCAGGTACCAGGCGTCTACGTGCCTCGTTTCTATGACCTGCAGGCGGATGGTTCTGTTCATCCCAACCGGCCCGATGTGCCGGAACGGATTCTGCGCCGCGTCGCCACCCCCATTCCGGCCTACGCCATTGGCCTGGTTCCCTACATCGAAACTGTCCATGACCGCTTGACCATTGAAATCCGCCGGGGCTGTACCCGGGGTTGTCGCTTTTGCCAACCGGGGATGTTAACGCGGCCGGCCCGGGATGTGGAACCCAATGCGGTGATTGAGGCCATTGAAGACGGTATTCGCGCAACGGGCTATAACGAATTTTCCCTGCTCTCTCTTAGTTGTTCTGACTATCTGGCCCTGCCGGCTGTAGGGATTGAAGTCCGCAATCGTCTGCAAAAGGAAAATATTTCCCTTTCCCTGCCTAGCCAACGGGTCGATCGCTTTGATGAAAATATTGCCAATGTCCTGGGAGGAACCCGACAATCGAGCCTGACCTTTGCCCCGGAAGCCGGAACCCAACGTCTGCGGGATGTGATCAACAAAGGCCTGACTAATGAAGAACTCCTGCGGGGCATCAAAACGGCCGTCGAACAAGGCTGGGATCGGGTCAAACTCTACTTCATGGTTGGCCTACCGGGAGAAACGGATCTCGATGTGCTGGGCATTGTGGAAACTGTGCGTTGGCTCCGCAAGGAATGCCGCCTACCGAAGCGCAAACCCCTGGAATTTACCCTAACGATTTCCAACTTTACCCCCAAGCCCCATACTCCTTTCCAATGGCATTCGGTTTCCACGGAGGAATTTCTGCGCAAACAGGCCCTTCTGCGGGAAGCCTTCCAGGGAATGCGGGGGATTAAAGTCAACTATACTGATGTGCGGATTTCGGCCATGGAGGATTTTGTGGGCCGAGGAGACCGTCGCCTAAGCCCCGTAATCCGCCGGGCCTGGCAATTGGGGGCCGGCATGGATGCCTGGTGGGATAACCTGGAACGGGCCTACGGGGCCTGGCAACAAGCCATCGAAGAAGCCGGATTAAGCGGTAGCTATCGACAAATTGAGCAGGGTAACTTATTTCAGGGGGAAGCCCTCTATGATGGCCCGCTGCCTTGGGATCATCTCGACACGGGTATCGACAAGCAATGGCTCAAGGAAGATTTCCAACGGGCCCTGGAAGCCGCCACCATTCCCGACTGTTCCTTTGAGGGCTGTTCCCACTGCGGTGTTTGTGGCCTGGACTTTGGCCATAACATAGTCGTGCCGCCGCCGCCGATTCCCGACTTTAAGGGCCAATTCAAACCCAACCTCGAACGGGTTCAGCGTTTTCGGGTCTGGTTTGGCAAACAGGGAAGTCTGGCCCTGGTTAGTCACCTGGATTTAGTGCGCTTATTTGACCGAGTCGTTCGCCGCGCCGCTCTGCCCATTGCCTTTACCGGCGGCTTCCATCCCGGCCCGCGTATTTCCATTGCCAATGCCCTCCCCCTCGGGGCCACTAGTAGCGGTGAAATTGTTGATTTTGAATTGACAGATTACCTGGCCTTAGCGGATTTTCAACAACGCCTGACGGAACTCCTGCCCCCGGACTTGCCGATTTATCAAGTGGATGAAATTGAAATTACGGCCCCGGCCGCTACCCGTCTCCTCGAACGAGCCGAATATCGGGTGCAAATGATGGCCGTTGAAGAAACCTACTCCCCAAAGCAATGGCAGGCCTGGATGCAGTCCATTTTGGCCCTGGAGAACATCCCCTTTGCTAAGAAGACCAAATCCGGTAAACCCGTCACCCTCAATTTAAGAGAGCAGTTGTTTGAACTACATTGGCGCCAGGCCCTGGATTCAGAAATCATTGAACTGAGCTATATCGGTAGTTGCCGCAATGATGGCACCCTTCTACAACCGGATCATCTCCCCCATCTCTTCCACCACGTTAGTCAAAAAACCTTTCAAGTCGTCAATGTTCATCGTCAACGCCTATTTTTAGGCTAG
- a CDS encoding site-2 protease family protein — protein sequence MNNNLRLGSLFGIPFFVNPSWFLVLGLVTLTYGQQLSLFPQLTGIAPWGLGLATALLLFASVVAHELGHSLLAIAQGIEVKSITLFLFGGLANLEKESETPLEAFAVAIAGPLVSLILFGLLAVIGANLTLPLPFQAIISLLAAINLALALFNLIPGLPLDGGNILKALVWKWTGNQNQGLLWASRAGQVVGWLAVTIGGLGILRLLPVGDFWTVLVGVFLLQNAGASARQAQLKEAMAAYTAQDAVIANSPVVEQSLTLRDFVNTYVIGQTPWRQFLVTDAQGQLVGTLAVEALKTIPTSDWPQITLQAVMASPEALPQVKAHRSLFEAAQQLEQTKMAQLIVVQDSGEVVGLLEKASIVQCLQKSFAPAGI from the coding sequence ATGAATAATAATCTGCGCCTCGGTTCCCTATTTGGGATTCCCTTCTTTGTCAATCCTTCTTGGTTTTTGGTGTTGGGCCTCGTCACCCTCACCTACGGCCAACAATTATCCCTCTTTCCTCAGTTAACAGGGATTGCTCCCTGGGGTCTGGGGTTGGCGACGGCGCTTCTCCTCTTTGCTTCGGTCGTTGCCCATGAATTGGGCCATAGTCTTTTGGCTATCGCCCAGGGCATTGAAGTGAAATCCATTACCCTTTTCCTCTTCGGTGGCCTGGCCAATTTAGAAAAGGAATCCGAAACTCCTTTAGAAGCTTTTGCGGTGGCTATCGCAGGCCCCCTCGTCAGTTTGATTCTCTTTGGCCTATTGGCGGTCATCGGGGCCAATCTGACTCTGCCTCTACCATTTCAAGCCATTATTTCCCTCCTGGCCGCCATTAATTTGGCCCTGGCCCTGTTTAATCTGATTCCGGGTCTGCCCCTGGACGGCGGCAATATTCTCAAGGCTCTGGTCTGGAAATGGACAGGCAATCAAAACCAAGGACTCTTGTGGGCCAGTCGTGCCGGGCAAGTTGTAGGTTGGCTGGCTGTGACCATCGGTGGTCTGGGTATTTTGCGCCTCCTGCCCGTGGGAGATTTTTGGACGGTGCTCGTGGGGGTTTTTCTACTCCAGAATGCCGGAGCCTCTGCCCGTCAGGCCCAGTTAAAAGAGGCCATGGCGGCCTATACAGCCCAGGATGCCGTAATTGCCAACAGTCCGGTGGTTGAACAAAGCTTAACCCTGCGGGATTTTGTCAATACCTATGTGATCGGCCAAACTCCCTGGCGACAATTTTTGGTCACCGATGCCCAGGGCCAACTGGTGGGAACCCTAGCGGTGGAAGCGCTTAAAACAATCCCGACATCCGATTGGCCCCAGATTACCCTCCAAGCGGTAATGGCTTCTCCAGAGGCCCTGCCCCAGGTCAAGGCCCATCGTTCTCTCTTTGAGGCCGCTCAGCAATTGGAACAAACTAAAATGGCCCAACTGATTGTCGTTCAAGACAGCGGTGAAGTGGTCGGTCTACTAGAAAAGGCCTCTATTGTGCAATGTCTGCAAAAATCCTTCGCGCCTGCTGGCATTTAG
- a CDS encoding cation:proton antiporter: protein MEGDLNLTLQIVLTVLAGISAQVVAAYLKVPSIVFLLLFGIALGISGLQILHPQQLGEGLEVIVALSVAIILFEGGLNLSLRQLGQVSGSLRNLVTIGTLITLAGAGMAAHWLSEFPWTIAFLYGSLVVVTGPTVVGPLIKQVQVERSVATLLEGEGVLIDPVGAILAVVVLETIFKANVPVEADILEILLGLVLRLGTGLGVGILGGWLLSLFLKWADFLSEEISNLLVLACVWGVFEGSQLLIGESGLMATVAMGIVLNSSAIPEERLLRRFKGKLTILCVSVLFILLAADLSVASIVALGWGSVLTVLTLMLVVRPLSVWLCTLSSSLSWQQKCFVAWIAPRGIVSASVASLFAILLTERGINGGDAIKALVFLTIMMTVFLQGLTAKALALALGITSARTTGAVIIGCTPLGRLIAALFQSQGESVVLIDTDLEACQAAKDQDLPVFHSSGLDPNILEEAGINSMGTFLALTSNGEVNLVLAQHAQEEFNPPRVLVVMPTPTPDTQSSLKNHKGIQIFMDQQRFKTWNQYIKDDQVQLGRLNFSDTDLAQQQARIQALIEGGELLPLMMRRNGNLQLIKNTETWAAGDEMFYLLHDPRPALLKRLSGGRAVSRLALANLPEIEEMPLLPNKALEP, encoded by the coding sequence ATGGAAGGCGACCTTAATCTGACTCTTCAAATTGTCCTCACTGTGCTAGCCGGCATTAGCGCTCAGGTGGTGGCAGCCTATCTCAAGGTTCCCAGTATTGTCTTTTTATTGCTGTTTGGTATTGCTTTGGGTATCAGTGGCCTGCAAATCCTGCATCCCCAGCAGTTGGGAGAGGGCCTAGAGGTGATTGTGGCCCTATCGGTGGCCATTATTCTCTTTGAAGGGGGCCTGAATCTGAGTCTGCGGCAACTGGGCCAAGTGTCGGGCAGTTTACGCAATTTAGTCACCATTGGTACCCTGATTACCCTGGCAGGAGCGGGAATGGCGGCCCATTGGCTCTCGGAGTTTCCCTGGACCATTGCTTTTCTCTACGGTTCTTTGGTGGTGGTGACGGGGCCAACGGTGGTCGGGCCACTGATTAAACAAGTCCAAGTAGAACGATCGGTGGCCACTCTGTTGGAAGGGGAAGGGGTGTTGATTGACCCCGTAGGGGCCATCCTGGCGGTAGTGGTGTTGGAAACCATCTTTAAGGCCAATGTCCCTGTCGAGGCGGATATTTTAGAAATTCTCCTGGGCCTTGTGCTCCGCTTAGGTACAGGCTTAGGGGTAGGGATTCTGGGGGGCTGGCTCCTGAGTCTGTTTTTAAAATGGGCTGATTTTTTGTCGGAGGAAATCAGCAATCTGCTGGTGCTGGCCTGTGTCTGGGGCGTGTTTGAAGGCTCTCAACTCCTGATCGGCGAATCGGGGCTGATGGCCACCGTCGCCATGGGTATTGTCCTCAACTCTTCGGCCATCCCGGAGGAAAGACTACTCCGGCGTTTTAAAGGCAAATTAACCATCCTCTGTGTTTCAGTCCTCTTCATTTTGCTGGCGGCGGATCTGTCTGTGGCCAGTATTGTGGCCCTGGGTTGGGGCAGTGTGCTAACGGTGCTAACCCTGATGTTGGTGGTGCGACCCCTCAGCGTCTGGCTCTGTACCCTCTCCAGTAGCCTCAGTTGGCAACAAAAGTGCTTTGTGGCCTGGATTGCACCGCGGGGTATTGTTTCCGCCTCTGTGGCTTCCCTCTTTGCCATTCTGTTAACGGAACGAGGCATTAACGGCGGCGATGCGATCAAGGCCCTGGTGTTTTTAACGATTATGATGACGGTGTTTCTTCAGGGCCTGACGGCTAAGGCCCTGGCCCTGGCCCTGGGGATTACCTCGGCCCGGACGACGGGAGCGGTGATCATTGGCTGTACGCCTCTGGGCCGCCTGATTGCCGCTTTATTCCAATCCCAGGGGGAATCCGTTGTCCTTATTGATACTGATCTAGAGGCCTGCCAAGCGGCCAAAGACCAAGACCTGCCAGTTTTCCATAGCAGTGGCCTAGACCCCAATATTCTGGAAGAAGCGGGCATTAATTCCATGGGCACCTTCCTGGCCCTGACCAGTAATGGGGAAGTGAACCTGGTTTTGGCCCAACATGCTCAGGAAGAGTTTAATCCCCCCCGAGTGCTGGTGGTGATGCCGACGCCGACCCCGGACACTCAATCATCCCTAAAAAACCATAAGGGCATTCAAATTTTTATGGACCAACAGCGCTTTAAGACCTGGAATCAGTACATTAAAGATGACCAGGTGCAACTCGGCCGCTTGAATTTCAGTGATACTGACTTGGCCCAACAACAGGCCCGCATCCAGGCTCTGATTGAAGGAGGGGAACTTTTGCCGCTGATGATGCGCCGCAACGGGAATTTACAGTTGATCAAAAATACCGAGACCTGGGCCGCTGGGGATGAAATGTTTTACCTGCTCCACGACCCCCGACCGGCCCTGCTCAAGCGGCTTTCTGGCGGCCGGGCCGTTTCCCGTTTGGCCCTGGCCAATCTACCGGAGATCGAAGAAATGCCCCTCCTTCCCAACAAGGCCCTAGAACCCTAG